From Sediminibacterium sp. TEGAF015, a single genomic window includes:
- a CDS encoding sterol desaturase family protein, whose product MIDQIIDYFNTIPSLHRALILAGGILFFWIVEGIVPLANFKYNKYRHAGINLFFTATTIIINFAFALVIVKASEWAIANQFGLLQLTTLPSWAMLIGGLLLLDLVGAYFIHFIEHKIKWMWKFHMVHHADTHVDTTTANRHHPGESVFRAVFTTIGVIICGAPMWLVMLYQSLSAVLSQFNHANMRLPLWLDNAISWIIISPNMHKVHHHYKQPQTDSNYGNIFSIWDRLFGTYNYTPVESLRYGLDVLDDSTDEQLNYQLKIPFDNSIKTNY is encoded by the coding sequence ATGATTGACCAAATCATAGACTATTTCAATACCATTCCCAGTTTACACAGAGCGCTGATTTTAGCGGGAGGAATTTTGTTTTTTTGGATAGTGGAGGGCATCGTGCCATTGGCCAATTTCAAGTACAATAAATACCGCCATGCAGGCATTAACCTGTTTTTCACCGCCACTACCATCATCATCAATTTTGCTTTTGCATTGGTGATTGTAAAAGCCAGTGAATGGGCTATTGCCAACCAATTTGGTTTATTGCAATTGACTACCCTGCCATCTTGGGCAATGTTGATTGGTGGACTGTTATTGCTTGATTTGGTTGGAGCTTATTTTATTCATTTTATAGAACATAAGATAAAATGGATGTGGAAGTTTCATATGGTTCACCATGCAGATACCCATGTGGATACCACCACTGCCAACAGACACCATCCGGGTGAAAGTGTTTTCAGAGCAGTGTTTACTACCATCGGCGTAATCATCTGTGGTGCCCCTATGTGGCTGGTGATGTTATACCAGAGTTTAAGTGCGGTTTTGTCTCAGTTCAATCATGCGAATATGCGCTTGCCGCTTTGGTTAGACAATGCCATCAGCTGGATCATCATTTCTCCAAATATGCACAAAGTGCATCATCACTACAAACAACCACAGACAGATAGCAATTACGGCAATATCTTTTCTATTTGGGACCGTTTGTTTGGAACCTATAATTATACTCCCGTAGAATCGCTACGCTATGGGCTAGATGTATTAGACGACAGCACAGACGAGCAATTGAACTATCAGTTGAAAATTCCTTTCGACAACAGCATTAAAACCAACTATTAG
- a CDS encoding response regulator transcription factor, with amino-acid sequence MEKVSVAIAEDHPLMRNAIKDIISQTSFLKILFEVSNGVELLNEIEKNKLQPDIVLIDYFMPLLNGLETTKRLRKAYPMVKILVFSNLDEKNAIKNLFYFGINGFLSKKARSFPIEKAINEIIEAGFFLNEYYQKIDLKVNKQKIVFAGNILLTEKEYEFIQLSVSGNKYKEIGNKMFVSIKTIENYRDSIYEKLNIKSREELVKFAIKAGIVDI; translated from the coding sequence GTGGAAAAAGTTAGTGTTGCTATTGCAGAAGATCATCCATTAATGCGTAATGCAATTAAGGATATAATATCGCAAACAAGTTTTTTAAAAATACTTTTCGAAGTATCGAATGGTGTTGAATTGTTAAATGAAATTGAAAAAAATAAGTTACAACCCGATATAGTATTAATAGACTATTTTATGCCTTTATTAAATGGCTTGGAAACAACAAAAAGATTAAGAAAGGCTTATCCAATGGTTAAGATTTTAGTTTTTTCAAATTTGGATGAAAAAAATGCAATTAAAAATTTATTTTATTTTGGAATCAATGGTTTTTTGTCAAAAAAAGCAAGATCTTTTCCAATTGAAAAAGCGATTAATGAAATCATCGAAGCAGGCTTTTTTTTGAATGAATACTACCAAAAAATTGATTTAAAAGTAAATAAACAAAAAATTGTTTTCGCTGGTAATATTTTACTTACAGAAAAAGAGTATGAATTTATACAACTATCAGTAAGTGGAAATAAATACAAAGAAATAGGAAACAAGATGTTTGTTTCAATAAAAACAATTGAAAATTATAGAGATTCCATATATGAAAAACTTAATATTAAATCAAGAGAAGAATTAGTAAAATTTGCTATTAAAGCGGGTATTGTGGATATTTAG
- a CDS encoding T9SS type A sorting domain-containing protein: protein MKYSIILILFFLIHNAVFSQKSITPNENNEFCPLVNTTFTVTIPLIKSGTSVTITAIGTSTVITGVSGLTSTSNTTFTFVGRFSDDNNTQSFRVDFTKSDNSSDFYIPEFKKIKSLKHPSIPSTINTNIPEIVSQICQITTHNLSFTNIRFGNGFDGSVAGYGNSVTQYEYLLPNGWSLNGTPSTGSWITSTNSVTITSDQTSGDRSSIQIRSLNTDCGTSLSKSPIKNIPISRPEPPLSITGPTQLCYPNSYNYTLSGVPSGGVVTWNTNSYYTSSSSGNTATILPTSAANGVTNITASVYLPSCGLTFTKSLTVSIGTPYVTFDIVGYPFSEPSCYEAYGFYTFQAQQVTGYPNTYTGYQWGWRNLTTNSVSNDPTIYGSTYTFYPDEAGTYQIWVRPTNECGTGLLESVKTVTVNNFCYSFRSSTSSIIAFPNPTKDVINLTVTRKDKSDKFVRMNKVVVVLFEAQSALKVREWKFENLQKTYTLNVKGLKKGIYYLRYMNGNERETKQIIIE from the coding sequence ATGAAGTACTCTATTATTTTGATATTATTTTTTTTAATACACAACGCCGTCTTCAGTCAAAAATCGATAACTCCGAATGAAAACAATGAATTTTGTCCTTTGGTTAACACAACTTTTACAGTTACAATCCCATTAATTAAATCCGGTACTTCTGTAACAATAACCGCAATCGGCACTTCAACTGTTATAACTGGAGTTTCAGGACTTACATCTACATCGAATACAACATTTACTTTTGTTGGTAGGTTTAGCGACGATAATAACACCCAATCGTTTAGAGTAGATTTTACAAAAAGCGACAACAGCTCTGATTTTTATATTCCAGAATTTAAGAAAATAAAGTCTTTAAAACATCCTTCTATACCTTCAACAATCAACACAAATATCCCTGAAATAGTCTCTCAGATTTGTCAAATAACCACACATAATTTATCTTTTACTAATATTCGTTTTGGCAATGGATTTGATGGCTCGGTTGCAGGTTATGGAAATTCAGTAACTCAATATGAGTACTTACTTCCCAATGGTTGGAGTTTAAATGGTACACCATCAACAGGTTCCTGGATAACGTCAACAAATTCTGTAACTATAACATCTGATCAAACAAGCGGAGATAGAAGTAGTATTCAAATACGTTCATTAAATACAGATTGTGGCACTTCATTATCAAAAAGCCCAATAAAAAATATTCCGATTTCACGACCGGAACCACCCTTAAGTATTACAGGCCCCACCCAATTGTGTTACCCTAATTCTTATAACTATACTTTGAGTGGTGTACCATCTGGTGGTGTTGTTACTTGGAATACAAATAGTTATTACACCAGTTCTTCAAGTGGTAATACAGCAACAATTTTACCTACTTCTGCAGCTAATGGTGTTACTAATATAACCGCATCAGTTTATCTTCCAAGTTGCGGTCTTACTTTTACAAAGTCACTTACTGTGAGTATAGGTACTCCATATGTTACATTCGATATAGTAGGTTATCCTTTTTCAGAGCCAAGTTGCTACGAAGCATATGGATTTTATACTTTTCAAGCACAGCAAGTAACAGGTTATCCTAATACTTATACTGGATACCAATGGGGTTGGAGAAATCTTACAACAAATTCCGTTTCAAATGACCCAACTATTTATGGTTCAACGTACACATTTTACCCTGATGAAGCTGGCACATATCAAATCTGGGTAAGACCTACTAATGAGTGTGGTACAGGTCTATTAGAATCAGTTAAAACAGTTACAGTAAATAATTTCTGTTATTCGTTTCGCAGTAGCACAAGTTCCATAATAGCCTTTCCTAATCCTACTAAAGATGTAATTAATTTAACAGTTACTAGAAAGGATAAAAGCGACAAGTTTGTTAGAATGAATAAAGTTGTTGTTGTACTTTTTGAAGCTCAAAGTGCTTTGAAAGTACGTGAGTGGAAATTTGAAAACTTGCAAAAAACGTACACTTTAAACGTTAAAGGATTAAAAAAAGGAATCTACTATTTAAGATACATGAATGGTAATGAAAGAGAAACTAAACAAATTATTATTGAATAA
- a CDS encoding outer membrane beta-barrel protein, whose product MKKSLYLIFFLLTTNSIWGQLTKGHWLVGGSAYFNSYKNEIFSNSYSENGKYTQINLSPNVGYFFADRFALGLKTTFTSLKGEFTVAGGNGRGGSDTQRYFFGAFGRYYFLEEAKQTNLLVEASYQAGIVRGTNNTKGNLNNFSISAGPVIYFNPSVGVEFLLGYVTNSEKFTSQVLNENKKGFQLSIGLQIHLIK is encoded by the coding sequence ATGAAAAAATCTCTTTACTTAATATTTTTTTTACTAACCACTAATTCTATTTGGGGGCAATTGACTAAAGGCCATTGGCTTGTTGGAGGTAGTGCTTACTTTAACTCTTATAAAAATGAAATATTTAGTAATTCTTACAGTGAGAACGGAAAATATACGCAAATCAATTTATCGCCCAATGTTGGATACTTTTTTGCCGACAGATTTGCGCTTGGTCTAAAAACAACTTTTACTTCTTTAAAAGGAGAGTTTACTGTGGCAGGAGGAAATGGTCGAGGTGGATCAGATACCCAACGATATTTTTTTGGGGCATTTGGACGCTATTACTTTTTAGAAGAAGCAAAACAAACTAATTTGTTGGTTGAAGCAAGTTATCAAGCAGGTATAGTTAGGGGTACGAATAATACTAAAGGAAACTTAAATAACTTTTCTATTTCCGCAGGTCCTGTAATATATTTTAACCCCTCTGTAGGTGTTGAATTTTTGCTGGGATATGTAACTAACTCAGAAAAATTCACTAGTCAAGTATTGAATGAAAACAAGAAAGGGTTTCAGCTTAGCATTGGTCTACAAATACACTTAATAAAATAA
- the dnaN gene encoding DNA polymerase III subunit beta translates to MKFIVSSSSLLKHLQQISGVINANTVLPILEDFLFEIEDKKLNVVATDLETVMRVQMDVESKANGRVCIPAKILMDSLKNIADQPLTFTIDKNFAVEITSDNGKYKVMGENPDNFPKEPSADDTTSFSMHSGALLTAINKTLFAVSNDDLRPAMTGVFFELSKDGVQFVATDAHRLVRYKRTDTHATKTDSFIVPKKPLNLLKNALPDNEDELTISYNSNHLFVKHGSTHMICRLIDARFPDYKVVIPADNPYKLIVNKSAFQNALRRVNVFSNKSTNQVALNITGAELQMAAQDVDFSFEGNERMSCQYDGEDLQIAFNARFLIEMLNAADTDDVKMELSTPTKAGLIKPTEQAEGEDLLMLVMPLMLNN, encoded by the coding sequence ATGAAATTTATCGTTTCTTCCTCTTCCCTGTTAAAGCATTTGCAGCAGATCAGTGGTGTTATTAATGCCAATACCGTACTTCCGATACTTGAAGATTTCTTGTTTGAAATAGAAGATAAAAAATTAAATGTAGTTGCAACCGATTTAGAAACGGTGATGCGCGTACAAATGGATGTAGAAAGCAAGGCCAATGGTCGGGTTTGTATTCCAGCAAAAATTTTGATGGACTCATTGAAAAATATTGCAGACCAGCCGCTGACTTTCACCATTGACAAAAACTTTGCTGTTGAAATTACCAGCGACAATGGTAAGTACAAGGTAATGGGAGAGAACCCAGATAATTTTCCAAAAGAACCATCAGCAGATGATACCACCAGCTTCTCTATGCATAGCGGTGCATTACTGACTGCAATTAATAAAACTTTATTCGCAGTAAGCAACGATGATTTAAGACCTGCGATGACGGGTGTGTTTTTTGAGTTGAGCAAAGACGGCGTTCAATTTGTGGCTACCGATGCACATCGTTTGGTACGTTACAAGCGCACCGATACCCATGCTACCAAGACCGATTCATTCATTGTACCTAAGAAGCCATTGAATTTGTTGAAGAATGCTTTACCTGATAATGAAGACGAACTAACCATCAGCTACAACAGCAATCATTTGTTTGTGAAGCATGGTTCTACGCATATGATTTGTCGTTTGATTGATGCGCGTTTCCCCGATTACAAAGTGGTGATTCCTGCAGACAATCCTTATAAGTTGATTGTTAATAAATCTGCTTTCCAGAATGCTTTGCGTCGCGTGAATGTATTCTCTAACAAGAGTACTAATCAGGTAGCTTTGAATATTACCGGCGCTGAATTACAGATGGCTGCACAAGACGTTGACTTCAGCTTTGAAGGTAACGAGCGCATGAGCTGTCAGTACGATGGAGAAGACTTACAGATTGCTTTCAATGCTCGTTTCTTAATTGAAATGCTGAACGCAGCAGATACCGACGATGTTAAAATGGAATTGTCTACACCAACCAAAGCTGGTTTAATTAAACCAACCGAGCAGGCAGAAGGCGAAGACCTTTTGATGCTGGTGATGCCGTTGATGTTGAATAATTAG
- a CDS encoding response regulator, with protein sequence MAVTQYNVCLIDDDKIYQFTSRKILESTGLAKNILSFYNGSEAIGFFKEKVESGQQELPDVIFLDINMPIMNGWQFLDEYHKLMERFKKPIYVYMVSSSVDDCDIQRSKEYSGVTDYIVKPINKIKYQELIDRLNFYNG encoded by the coding sequence ATGGCTGTAACACAATACAATGTTTGTTTGATAGACGACGACAAAATCTATCAATTTACCTCGCGCAAAATTCTTGAGTCCACCGGACTTGCCAAGAATATATTGTCCTTTTACAACGGGAGCGAAGCCATTGGATTCTTTAAAGAGAAAGTAGAGAGCGGTCAGCAGGAATTACCAGATGTGATTTTCCTGGATATTAATATGCCCATTATGAACGGGTGGCAGTTTTTGGACGAATACCACAAATTGATGGAGCGTTTTAAAAAGCCAATTTATGTATATATGGTGAGCTCCTCTGTAGACGATTGCGACATACAGCGATCCAAGGAGTACAGCGGGGTTACCGACTATATAGTGAAGCCCATCAACAAGATCAAATACCAGGAGCTGATTGACCGGCTTAACTTCTACAATGGCTGA
- a CDS encoding regulatory protein RecX, whose protein sequence is MFSTDPNSTIEKAYMKLKHYCGYQDRCHQEVKEKLYSLKLNKATVEQLLSRLIEEDYLNEERYAKAFVGGHFRQKQWGKVKIAYGLKQKRVSEYNIRKAMNEIPDEEYHALAEKLVKAKWNSLKKDQYIHRVVKTKAFLQQRGFEPALVQSIIQQIRDTL, encoded by the coding sequence TTGTTTTCAACCGACCCCAATAGCACCATCGAGAAAGCTTACATGAAGCTGAAGCATTACTGTGGCTACCAGGATCGATGTCATCAGGAAGTGAAAGAAAAGCTGTATAGCCTGAAACTGAATAAAGCAACAGTGGAACAACTGCTTTCCCGCTTAATAGAAGAAGATTATCTGAATGAGGAGCGTTACGCAAAAGCCTTTGTGGGAGGGCATTTTAGGCAAAAGCAATGGGGTAAAGTTAAAATAGCGTATGGCCTAAAGCAGAAAAGAGTTAGCGAGTACAATATCAGAAAAGCGATGAACGAAATTCCCGATGAGGAGTATCATGCATTGGCTGAAAAACTGGTAAAAGCCAAGTGGAATAGTTTGAAGAAAGACCAATATATCCACAGGGTGGTGAAAACAAAGGCATTTTTACAACAAAGGGGCTTTGAGCCAGCTTTGGTTCAATCCATCATACAGCAAATCCGGGATACCTTATGA
- a CDS encoding lipid A deacylase LpxR family protein produces the protein MSLYKVIVLIGIIGICSVRLQAQSIGFTTENDAYLLKMEDAYYTNGLFFHYSIAKPDNSASKIIHQFTLGQKIFTPFFRNTRTPADIDRPYAGYGFAQYSQTRFFGEKTVFLWSGTLGIIGPASGGEGLQNTYHRWLNYASFKGWRYQINNQLVLNAGALYAYNMVNSLRFKGILISDAQLGTGFVNASLGTKWVYGTINASQKSQLWNAAQESKSANKKEFYFYWYPKFTWQGYNATISGGSRTTADSSVTRNPQRWVFQHTIGVAYSAGRWAAQIELVHQSRETIEQLKKHRYLGLQLQYRIH, from the coding sequence ATGAGTTTGTATAAAGTAATTGTATTGATTGGAATCATAGGCATCTGTTCGGTAAGGCTGCAGGCACAGTCAATTGGTTTTACCACAGAGAATGATGCCTACCTTCTAAAAATGGAAGATGCCTATTATACCAACGGCCTGTTTTTTCATTACAGCATTGCCAAACCGGACAATTCGGCCTCCAAAATAATACACCAGTTTACCCTGGGTCAAAAAATTTTTACCCCTTTTTTCAGAAATACCCGAACACCGGCAGATATTGACCGGCCTTATGCTGGCTACGGTTTTGCTCAATATAGCCAAACCCGGTTTTTTGGAGAAAAAACGGTATTTCTATGGTCTGGAACCCTTGGTATCATTGGTCCTGCATCCGGGGGAGAAGGCCTGCAAAATACCTATCACCGTTGGTTGAATTATGCCAGCTTCAAGGGGTGGAGGTACCAAATTAACAACCAGCTTGTGTTGAATGCAGGTGCATTATATGCGTACAATATGGTGAACAGCCTACGATTTAAAGGCATTCTTATTTCCGATGCACAACTAGGTACCGGATTTGTGAATGCATCTTTAGGAACCAAATGGGTCTATGGAACGATTAATGCATCCCAAAAGAGTCAGCTTTGGAATGCCGCACAGGAGTCCAAAAGCGCTAACAAAAAGGAGTTTTATTTCTATTGGTATCCAAAATTTACCTGGCAGGGTTACAATGCCACCATATCGGGAGGAAGCAGAACCACTGCGGATTCTTCAGTTACGCGCAATCCGCAGCGATGGGTATTTCAACATACCATTGGTGTGGCATACAGTGCTGGCAGATGGGCTGCTCAAATAGAACTGGTGCACCAGTCAAGAGAAACAATTGAGCAATTGAAAAAACATCGTTACCTGGGTCTGCAATTACAGTATCGAATCCATTAA
- a CDS encoding amidohydrolase, producing the protein MHPLSVTLIQSNLYWENKEANLKQFTEKINNQTAPGQLVILPEMFSTGFSMNPAQLAETMDGPTVQWMKEMAAKQKIILTGSVIITEDSQFFNRLLWVLPNGVVAHYDKRHLFAYAGEDQFYAPGNKRFIASVNGWKINLLICYDLRFPVWARQQITETPEYDLLIYVANWPERRNHAWKTLLTARAIENQCYVIGVNRVGEDANGINHSGDSMLVDPLGQVLYHGVQEEAITTHVLNPEHLQDCRTRFPFWKDADTFSIYQP; encoded by the coding sequence ATGCATCCTTTATCTGTAACCCTTATACAAAGCAATTTATACTGGGAAAATAAAGAAGCAAATCTGAAACAGTTTACAGAAAAAATAAACAATCAGACTGCTCCCGGTCAGCTGGTAATACTACCGGAAATGTTCAGCACTGGCTTTAGTATGAACCCTGCACAATTGGCGGAGACCATGGATGGGCCAACTGTTCAGTGGATGAAAGAGATGGCAGCCAAACAAAAAATTATTCTGACAGGGTCGGTTATCATTACAGAAGACAGCCAATTTTTTAATCGGCTTTTGTGGGTATTGCCCAATGGCGTTGTTGCCCACTACGATAAAAGACATTTGTTTGCTTATGCAGGTGAAGACCAGTTTTATGCACCCGGAAATAAAAGATTTATTGCTTCTGTTAATGGCTGGAAAATCAATCTGCTCATTTGTTACGACTTGCGTTTTCCGGTTTGGGCAAGACAGCAAATTACGGAGACACCTGAATATGATTTGCTGATTTATGTGGCCAACTGGCCAGAGAGAAGAAACCATGCCTGGAAAACATTGCTAACAGCAAGAGCTATCGAAAACCAGTGTTATGTAATAGGTGTAAACAGGGTGGGTGAAGATGCCAATGGAATCAATCATAGCGGAGACTCTATGTTGGTAGATCCGCTCGGGCAAGTCCTTTACCATGGTGTACAGGAGGAAGCCATTACCACACATGTTCTGAATCCCGAACATTTACAGGATTGCAGAACGCGCTTTCCATTTTGGAAAGATGCAGATACATTTTCGATTTATCAACCTTAA
- the nagA gene encoding N-acetylglucosamine-6-phosphate deacetylase has translation MKQIVAAEKLFTGTDWLLNHAMVVEENHIHSIVPIVSLNEKPAYQYSYIIPALIDLQIYGAGGQLLSVFPTMEALQLLQDYCIKGGAAWFQPTVATNSHEVIYACINAVRQFQQKPNNRCIGLHVEGPWINREKRGAHLSEYIYQPNKEQVTSLLEYGKGVITMITLAPEIVSSDLVEFIQSKGIVVSAGHSNADYATATKAFNEGITTATHLYNAMSPLQHRAPGMVGAIFNHPTVNCSIVPDGYHVDFEAIQIAKKQMGERLFAITDAVTETQTGPYPHQLNGDKYEANGILSGSALTMLTCLQKLHLHANIELGEAIRMCSLYPARVIQKENISGMLKPGQKADWIALDVDLSCVKAVE, from the coding sequence ATGAAACAAATAGTAGCAGCAGAAAAATTATTTACGGGTACGGATTGGTTGTTGAATCATGCGATGGTGGTAGAAGAGAATCATATTCATTCGATAGTTCCGATTGTGTCACTGAATGAAAAGCCAGCATATCAATACTCTTATATAATACCGGCACTGATAGACTTACAGATTTATGGAGCAGGGGGACAACTGTTAAGTGTTTTTCCAACTATGGAAGCGTTGCAATTATTGCAGGATTACTGCATCAAGGGAGGAGCTGCCTGGTTTCAACCAACGGTAGCTACGAATAGCCACGAAGTTATTTATGCATGTATAAATGCTGTAAGACAATTTCAACAAAAACCGAATAACCGTTGTATAGGATTACACGTGGAAGGTCCATGGATTAATCGGGAAAAAAGAGGCGCACACTTAAGCGAATACATTTATCAACCCAATAAAGAACAGGTTACCTCTTTGCTAGAATATGGTAAGGGAGTCATTACAATGATTACCCTAGCCCCGGAAATAGTGAGTTCCGATTTGGTTGAATTCATACAGTCTAAAGGCATTGTTGTTTCTGCAGGACATAGCAATGCCGACTATGCAACTGCTACAAAGGCTTTTAACGAAGGGATTACGACCGCCACTCATTTGTACAATGCTATGAGTCCTTTGCAACACCGCGCCCCCGGCATGGTGGGAGCCATTTTTAATCACCCTACAGTTAATTGTAGCATTGTTCCGGATGGATACCATGTAGACTTTGAAGCCATACAAATTGCCAAAAAGCAAATGGGTGAAAGATTATTTGCCATTACTGATGCGGTAACTGAAACACAAACCGGTCCTTATCCACATCAGTTAAACGGAGACAAATACGAAGCAAATGGCATCTTAAGCGGATCTGCCTTAACTATGTTGACCTGTCTACAAAAATTACACTTGCATGCGAATATTGAATTGGGAGAAGCCATCAGAATGTGCTCTTTGTATCCTGCAAGGGTCATTCAAAAAGAAAACATTTCAGGAATGTTAAAGCCAGGCCAAAAAGCTGATTGGATTGCATTAGATGTGGATTTGTCTTGTGTTAAAGCAGTAGAATAA